The following coding sequences are from one Desulfosporosinus orientis DSM 765 window:
- a CDS encoding YceD family protein, with protein sequence MNVYWGGNMKVNVAQVRLNGGETVHYDLVEDFSAFDLGIDALSFQAPVHVQLQVNNTNRAMLVKGRIQTELKATCGRCLEPFIYTLDLPYEDEWAFRSLASEDLLETALLLDKDEIDIKDRILEHIVLALPMKFICSVECQGLCPNCGANRNLTPCSCGEGVIDPRLAALAKWQSNN encoded by the coding sequence ATGAATGTGTATTGGGGTGGTAATATGAAAGTGAATGTAGCACAGGTTCGTCTGAATGGAGGAGAAACGGTCCACTATGATTTAGTAGAAGATTTTTCAGCCTTCGATTTGGGTATTGACGCGCTCTCCTTTCAAGCACCTGTACACGTGCAACTTCAGGTGAACAACACCAATCGAGCAATGCTTGTCAAAGGCAGGATTCAAACAGAACTTAAAGCAACCTGTGGACGGTGTCTGGAGCCCTTTATCTACACCTTGGATCTTCCTTATGAAGATGAATGGGCCTTTCGGTCATTAGCATCCGAGGACCTTTTGGAAACAGCGCTCCTTTTAGACAAAGATGAGATCGATATTAAGGATCGTATTCTTGAACACATTGTGTTAGCTTTGCCGATGAAGTTTATTTGTTCAGTAGAATGTCAAGGGCTATGCCCAAACTGTGGTGCGAATAGAAATCTAACCCCATGCTCATGTGGGGAAGGAGTCATAGACCCCCGGTTAGCAGCACTGGC
- a CDS encoding acetate/propionate family kinase, with the protein MKILVINCGSSSLKYQVIDMVTKNAIGKGLVERIGLSGSVLTHRTGSGEKEVIQAEIPNHTIAIKLVLEALVSPEYGAIKDLKEIYGIGHRVVHGGEKFSKSVLIDDEVMVALKECVELAPLHNPPNIAGIIACQKMMPGVPQVAVFDTAFHQTMQPNSYIYGLPYEFYKKYGIRKYGFHGTSHKYVSQRAAVLLQKPLGDLKLISCHLGNGASICAIRGGKSIETSMGFTPLDGLMMGTRSGQLDPAIVTYIMCRENFTVDQMNDFLNTKCGALGVSGVSSDFRDIEVAAGQGNVRARLALDIFEHDVRQFIGSYAAVLGGVDGIIFTAGVGENSASMREAICKNLEYIGVDLDREKNKVRSEEVDVSKPDARCRVLVIPTNEELMIALETQDLI; encoded by the coding sequence ATGAAGATTCTAGTAATAAATTGTGGGAGCTCTTCGCTGAAATATCAAGTTATTGACATGGTAACCAAGAATGCAATTGGAAAAGGCTTGGTAGAGCGAATCGGACTTTCTGGATCGGTGCTTACTCATCGTACAGGGTCCGGAGAAAAAGAGGTCATTCAGGCTGAAATACCAAATCACACCATCGCTATCAAACTGGTGCTGGAAGCCTTGGTTTCTCCTGAATATGGTGCCATCAAAGATTTGAAAGAAATTTATGGGATAGGACATCGAGTAGTTCACGGGGGAGAGAAATTTTCGAAGTCTGTTCTCATTGATGATGAAGTCATGGTAGCTCTCAAGGAATGTGTCGAGTTAGCACCTCTCCATAATCCGCCCAATATTGCTGGGATTATCGCTTGTCAAAAAATGATGCCAGGAGTCCCCCAAGTGGCGGTCTTTGACACAGCTTTTCATCAAACAATGCAGCCAAACAGCTATATCTACGGCTTGCCCTACGAGTTTTATAAAAAATATGGAATTAGAAAATACGGCTTCCACGGAACATCTCATAAATATGTAAGTCAACGGGCGGCAGTACTTCTTCAGAAGCCACTCGGCGATCTGAAGCTTATCAGCTGCCACTTGGGTAATGGAGCATCTATTTGTGCCATCCGAGGCGGTAAATCCATAGAAACATCCATGGGCTTTACTCCATTGGATGGACTTATGATGGGAACCCGTTCGGGTCAATTGGATCCGGCCATTGTTACGTATATCATGTGTAGGGAAAATTTTACAGTTGATCAAATGAATGACTTTTTAAATACCAAATGTGGCGCTCTGGGAGTTTCAGGGGTCAGCAGCGACTTTAGAGATATTGAAGTAGCTGCCGGACAAGGAAATGTCCGGGCAAGGCTTGCCTTAGATATTTTTGAACACGATGTCCGTCAATTTATCGGATCCTACGCCGCTGTTTTGGGTGGAGTTGACGGAATCATTTTCACAGCAGGAGTTGGCGAAAACTCTGCCAGCATGAGAGAAGCGATCTGTAAAAATTTAGAGTATATCGGGGTAGATCTGGATCGAGAGAAGAACAAGGTCCGAAGTGAAGAAGTTGATGTTTCCAAACCGGATGCCCGTTGTCGGGTATTAGTCATTCCTACAAATGAAGAATTGATGATTGCCTTAGAAACCCAAGATCTAATTTAA
- a CDS encoding patatin-like phospholipase family protein: MNPKRGLVLGAGGARGFAHLGFLQVLNEEAMSVDLVVGCSAGAIFGALWCAGIDLYRVQRLLTYPGFAKKILDPAVSKEGLIKGDRIFEVIRLLTKDMTFADLKVPLAVVATDIETGELVVFHEGSVAQAVRASISIPGFFKPYRYQGRLLVDGAVKNRLPIHIAREMGADLVFAVDVKKGFQNRLNSALDILLQSIEILEDEVFKANCCGADLLLQPDIGHIGSLQFDRAEEGIQLGRSLALTKCSEIKRIMELGVKKP, from the coding sequence ATGAATCCAAAGAGAGGGCTTGTTTTGGGAGCGGGAGGTGCAAGAGGATTTGCCCACTTAGGATTTCTGCAAGTCCTTAATGAAGAGGCGATGAGTGTAGACCTGGTGGTAGGATGTAGTGCAGGTGCTATATTCGGAGCTTTGTGGTGTGCGGGGATAGATCTTTATCGCGTCCAGCGGCTGTTGACTTATCCGGGGTTTGCTAAGAAAATATTAGACCCTGCTGTGTCGAAAGAAGGGTTGATTAAAGGTGATAGAATTTTTGAAGTCATTCGCCTCTTAACGAAAGATATGACCTTTGCAGATCTTAAAGTTCCCCTAGCTGTCGTAGCAACGGATATTGAAACCGGGGAACTCGTGGTATTTCATGAAGGAAGCGTAGCTCAGGCCGTTCGGGCAAGCATTTCTATTCCGGGGTTTTTCAAACCCTATCGTTATCAAGGGCGCCTGCTCGTGGATGGAGCCGTGAAAAATCGTTTGCCGATACATATTGCCCGGGAGATGGGGGCAGACCTTGTTTTCGCCGTTGATGTTAAAAAAGGCTTTCAGAATAGACTTAACAGTGCCTTAGATATTTTGCTGCAATCGATTGAAATTCTTGAAGATGAAGTATTTAAGGCTAATTGTTGTGGGGCGGATTTGTTATTGCAGCCGGATATTGGACATATTGGCAGCTTGCAGTTTGATCGTGCCGAGGAAGGGATACAACTTGGCCGAAGCCTTGCATTGACGAAATGTTCTGAGATTAAGAGAATAATGGAGTTAGGGGTTAAAAAACCATAA
- the ylbJ gene encoding sporulation integral membrane protein YlbJ, whose amino-acid sequence MSNIARILALSLLALGMFIYPQEVLSSAGGGLTLWWRFVLPALLPFFILSELLMASGFVHFLGVLLESFMRPIFRLPGKAAFVVAMGYTSGFPMGAVLTARLRSEKDLTQEEGERLLAFTNNPSPGFMFGAVASGMLGKPALGILLASSVYLANLMVGFLFRFYKAEQKSQQSFTPPSLKRAWLEMRKAQNQDQRTLGQILGDAVRQSTNTVLMVAGFMAFFSVILRLLNQWNITLFLAAFSHRMIPEIQVPVFQALFNGLFEMTLGCQEAIQSLTFLNQQIALLTLLMGWGGLSVFAQVAGLISSTDLRFSSFVIARTLHAFIALSLSQFLLTVTKIPTSNLAIPIPDSSILFWNTWHLSSMVFLGCMSLLILFSMVRVRKLR is encoded by the coding sequence ATGTCCAACATTGCCCGTATCCTGGCTTTAAGCCTGCTGGCTCTGGGTATGTTTATCTATCCCCAGGAAGTGCTAAGTTCTGCAGGCGGAGGATTAACTTTATGGTGGCGTTTTGTCCTGCCGGCATTATTGCCTTTTTTTATTCTTTCCGAACTATTAATGGCCTCTGGATTTGTTCATTTTCTCGGTGTTCTGTTAGAATCCTTCATGCGTCCTATTTTTCGGCTCCCCGGTAAAGCAGCCTTTGTCGTCGCCATGGGTTATACTTCAGGGTTCCCCATGGGAGCCGTACTAACCGCTCGTTTACGCAGCGAGAAAGACCTTACCCAGGAGGAAGGAGAACGTTTATTGGCCTTTACTAATAATCCCAGCCCCGGATTCATGTTCGGCGCCGTTGCTTCCGGCATGTTAGGAAAACCTGCCCTGGGTATCCTCCTGGCCAGTTCTGTTTATCTAGCTAATTTAATGGTTGGATTCCTCTTCCGATTTTACAAAGCGGAACAAAAAAGTCAACAGAGTTTTACTCCGCCGTCATTAAAACGTGCTTGGCTGGAAATGAGAAAAGCCCAAAACCAAGACCAGCGCACCTTAGGGCAAATCCTGGGCGACGCAGTCAGGCAAAGTACTAATACGGTACTGATGGTCGCCGGTTTCATGGCCTTTTTTTCTGTCATACTTCGTTTATTAAATCAATGGAATATTACTTTATTCTTAGCAGCTTTCAGTCATCGTATGATTCCTGAGATTCAAGTTCCTGTTTTTCAAGCTTTATTCAACGGTCTTTTTGAAATGACCTTGGGTTGCCAGGAAGCTATCCAATCCCTCACTTTTCTCAACCAGCAAATCGCTCTTCTCACTCTGCTTATGGGCTGGGGCGGACTTTCTGTTTTTGCCCAAGTGGCTGGATTAATCAGCAGTACAGACTTGCGTTTCTCTTCCTTTGTTATTGCCAGAACCCTTCATGCCTTCATTGCTCTTAGCTTAAGCCAATTCTTACTCACAGTAACTAAGATTCCCACCTCAAACCTGGCAATTCCAATCCCAGATTCATCCATCCTTTTTTGGAATACATGGCATTTGAGTTCTATGGTATTTTTGGGTTGTATGTCTCTACTGATTCTTTTCAGCATGGTCCGTGTTCGCAAGCTGCGTTGA
- a CDS encoding ATPase, producing the protein MESDIQSLLNEVEEIIDHGTKIPMTGKVLVDDAVLFELLDRVRASLPEEITNAQWVLKERQRILDEAQAEAQKLMDQGKTYIDKMAMENEVVKQAQEYGENIVIQAQTFAREVKTGAVQYADEMLQHVEQSLYDTLQSLRKNREELKSLVREERAGKSNSDESE; encoded by the coding sequence GTGGAAAGTGATATTCAGAGTTTACTCAATGAAGTAGAAGAAATAATTGATCACGGAACAAAAATTCCTATGACTGGAAAGGTTTTAGTGGATGATGCTGTACTCTTCGAACTGCTTGATCGCGTGCGTGCCTCCTTGCCTGAAGAAATAACGAACGCTCAGTGGGTCTTAAAAGAACGTCAGCGCATTCTCGATGAAGCACAAGCTGAGGCTCAAAAGCTAATGGATCAGGGGAAAACCTATATTGATAAAATGGCTATGGAAAATGAAGTTGTTAAACAGGCCCAAGAATATGGAGAAAACATCGTCATACAAGCACAAACCTTTGCACGGGAAGTAAAAACCGGGGCGGTGCAATATGCTGATGAGATGCTTCAGCATGTTGAACAAAGCTTGTATGATACCCTTCAATCCCTGCGAAAAAATCGTGAAGAATTAAAATCTCTGGTTCGAGAAGAGCGAGCCGGTAAATCAAACAGTGATGAGAGTGAGTAA
- the rsmD gene encoding 16S rRNA (guanine(966)-N(2))-methyltransferase RsmD produces MRIIAGDLRGRQLKAVEGIHTRPTSDKVKGAIFNVLGEKVLNSRVLDLFAGTGNLAIEALSRGSSEAVLVEKNFAAYQTIKKNLEVLGVCQKSKLLLMDAFKFIHKNPDKVFDLIFLDPPYRQELIPKIIEALKGYSYLTPDGVIIAETAKDEDLAAGDMYPFEIRKTGEYGDTKVWYLQRMDV; encoded by the coding sequence ATGCGAATTATTGCTGGAGATTTGCGTGGCCGCCAACTTAAGGCCGTAGAAGGAATACATACCCGCCCAACGTCGGATAAAGTAAAAGGTGCGATTTTCAATGTATTAGGAGAGAAAGTCTTAAATTCTCGGGTTTTGGATCTTTTTGCCGGAACAGGGAATTTAGCCATTGAAGCACTCTCGCGTGGTTCTTCGGAAGCGGTTTTGGTTGAAAAGAATTTTGCTGCCTATCAAACAATAAAAAAGAATTTGGAAGTGCTGGGGGTTTGTCAAAAGTCTAAACTTCTTTTGATGGATGCTTTTAAGTTCATACATAAAAATCCTGATAAAGTGTTTGATCTTATTTTTTTGGACCCTCCTTATCGACAAGAGCTAATTCCAAAGATTATTGAAGCCTTGAAGGGATATTCTTATTTAACCCCCGATGGAGTGATCATTGCCGAAACTGCTAAAGATGAAGATTTAGCAGCAGGTGATATGTACCCCTTTGAGATTCGCAAGACAGGGGAATATGGTGACACCAAAGTTTGGTACCTACAGAGAATGGATGTATGA
- the gpr gene encoding GPR endopeptidase, which yields MKKSELYQHLNLQLDLAVEAHQLLRGESGEEIPGVLMNEQELEHAKVTVIKVDTDEGVEAIGKPKGYYITIDAPDIRTNNYAIHEDITNVLADQLVELMNLKEDASVLIIGLGNWNATPDALGPQVIDKTMVTRHLFQLSPDELKGQLRKISAITPGVLGITGIETAEIIRGLVDHVKPDLVIAIDALAAGSLERIGTSIQLSDTGIHPGSGVGNRRAGITEESIGCKVIAIGLPTVVNAGIIAHDAVEGVFKQFVTSPKLYQLYKGIKPEVFSQIIDDVLSPFQGNLMVTPKEIDALIKTVAKIIAGALAISLHPGIDREDYERYLQ from the coding sequence ATGAAAAAGTCAGAACTTTATCAACATCTTAATTTACAGCTTGATTTAGCTGTTGAAGCCCATCAGCTCCTGCGTGGAGAAAGCGGAGAAGAAATTCCCGGCGTTCTCATGAATGAACAAGAACTGGAACATGCCAAGGTGACGGTCATTAAAGTGGATACCGACGAAGGCGTTGAAGCTATCGGCAAGCCTAAGGGCTATTACATAACCATTGACGCTCCTGACATTCGCACCAATAATTATGCAATTCATGAGGATATTACCAATGTTTTAGCAGACCAATTAGTTGAGCTTATGAACCTTAAAGAAGACGCCAGTGTTTTAATCATTGGTTTAGGCAACTGGAATGCTACCCCAGATGCCCTAGGCCCTCAAGTCATTGACAAAACCATGGTAACCCGACATCTGTTCCAGCTCTCACCAGATGAATTAAAAGGTCAATTGCGGAAAATCAGTGCCATCACTCCTGGAGTTTTAGGAATTACCGGAATTGAAACTGCAGAAATCATCCGCGGCCTTGTGGACCATGTTAAACCGGATTTGGTTATTGCCATTGACGCTTTGGCTGCCGGTTCATTGGAACGAATCGGAACCAGTATTCAGCTTTCCGATACCGGTATTCATCCCGGTTCCGGCGTCGGCAACCGCCGAGCGGGCATTACAGAAGAATCCATAGGCTGTAAAGTAATTGCTATTGGACTTCCCACTGTTGTTAATGCAGGCATTATTGCTCACGATGCTGTGGAAGGAGTCTTTAAACAGTTTGTGACCAGCCCCAAATTATATCAACTTTATAAAGGCATCAAACCTGAAGTATTCAGTCAAATTATTGATGATGTTCTATCCCCCTTCCAGGGAAATTTGATGGTGACTCCTAAAGAAATTGATGCTCTCATTAAAACAGTGGCAAAAATAATCGCCGGAGCATTGGCAATCAGCCTGCATCCTGGCATTGACCGGGAAGACTATGAACGGTATTTGCAGTAA
- a CDS encoding small, acid-soluble spore protein, alpha/beta type encodes MAKSTKPMVQLTPELEKFKYEVAQEIGIANRKHKRFPNTPQQ; translated from the coding sequence TTGGCTAAGTCAACAAAACCGATGGTTCAACTGACACCCGAATTAGAAAAATTCAAGTATGAGGTCGCACAAGAAATTGGGATCGCCAATCGTAAACACAAGCGTTTTCCCAATACCCCGCAACAATAA
- the recG gene encoding ATP-dependent DNA helicase RecG — MTLSQAELVLRNFQKALLAEEKQGFTNAGVLGGFNTFLRGIIPRLEELFPSKDMELLRTLAGNYQSFSLLRRREAFSELRRFLQEITVADPGGAAQREVSPRKEDLSQSTNRPRKQEALGKAASNKGTPGMPTLNKTNLGPSTPLQYLKGVGPERAKQLKQLGIQNLRDLLEYYPRRYEDRRRRLIRDLKDGELATIEGKVVAGTVAKARMKVVKLSIEQEGSLIQATWFNQTFILKQYPVGTQVAVTGKVRWLGQIPEIMAVDIEKVGQKSAPAASDLRRQTILPIYSETARLSSKVIGNLIKGILPQTEKEFPEILPEELAREWMARSSAHREIHFPTNFTTLAQARERLVWEEILVLQLAVAGLRQGIVRVGSPPLLGGEELIQNFYKCLPFQLTTAQQRVIREIFQDLARTQGMARLVQGDVGSGKTAVAMAALLRAVGSGYQGAMMAPTEILAMQHFHSLDKVFAPLGIRVVCLLGSQSKSSRERTLEMIASGEAQVVVGTHALIQEKVEFRALGLAVTDEQHRFGVRQRSLLQSKGESPHVLVLTATPIPRTLALTLYGDLQLSVLDTMPMGRKPIITRKVSERSRGKMEQFLDEQIKLGRQIYVVCPLVDESETLDLISATQRWTDLQIRFPNYQVALLHGKMKGTEKEEIMEIFQAGSIDILVATTVVEVGVNVPNATVMVIESAERFGLAQLHQLRGRVGRGSEQSYCFLLAGNKDSRRLDILCQTEDGFKIAEEDMRLRGTGEILGTRQHGLAELRLADLSQDGRLVEKAYQAAQEVLQNPERFQMLIQEVQRRYPPEEIGVH, encoded by the coding sequence ATGACCCTCTCCCAAGCCGAATTAGTTTTAAGGAATTTCCAAAAGGCCCTTTTAGCCGAAGAAAAGCAGGGCTTTACCAATGCTGGGGTTTTAGGCGGATTTAATACCTTTTTACGAGGGATTATACCCCGGCTGGAAGAATTGTTTCCCAGCAAGGATATGGAGCTCTTAAGAACCCTGGCTGGGAATTATCAAAGCTTTAGCCTGCTGCGGCGTAGAGAAGCTTTTTCCGAACTGCGCCGCTTTCTCCAGGAAATCACTGTAGCAGACCCAGGCGGGGCTGCGCAAAGGGAAGTTTCGCCAAGGAAGGAGGACCTTTCCCAAAGCACCAACAGGCCAAGAAAACAGGAGGCTTTAGGTAAGGCTGCTTCCAATAAGGGTACGCCTGGTATGCCAACTTTAAATAAGACCAATTTAGGACCGTCGACGCCTTTGCAGTATCTCAAGGGAGTGGGGCCGGAACGAGCAAAGCAGCTGAAGCAGTTGGGGATTCAGAATCTTCGGGATTTGCTGGAGTATTACCCTCGCCGCTATGAAGATCGCCGGAGGCGGCTGATCAGAGACTTAAAAGATGGTGAGCTGGCGACTATTGAAGGAAAAGTCGTCGCCGGAACCGTTGCCAAGGCCCGGATGAAAGTTGTGAAGCTGAGTATCGAGCAAGAGGGCAGTTTAATTCAGGCTACTTGGTTCAATCAAACCTTTATACTTAAACAATACCCTGTAGGAACCCAGGTGGCGGTGACTGGAAAGGTTCGCTGGCTGGGTCAGATACCGGAAATTATGGCGGTGGATATCGAGAAAGTTGGGCAGAAAAGTGCCCCTGCAGCCTCTGATTTAAGGAGACAGACTATTTTGCCCATTTATTCAGAAACGGCTCGTCTATCTTCGAAAGTGATAGGCAATCTGATCAAAGGGATCTTGCCTCAAACGGAAAAAGAGTTTCCGGAGATTTTGCCTGAAGAGCTGGCCCGGGAGTGGATGGCCCGTTCTTCAGCCCATCGCGAAATTCATTTTCCCACCAACTTTACGACTCTGGCCCAAGCGAGAGAGCGATTAGTATGGGAAGAGATTCTAGTATTGCAGCTGGCGGTAGCCGGATTGCGCCAGGGTATCGTCAGGGTTGGCAGCCCACCTTTGTTGGGTGGAGAAGAATTAATCCAGAACTTTTATAAATGTTTGCCCTTCCAGCTCACAACAGCACAGCAACGAGTGATTCGGGAAATATTTCAAGACCTGGCCCGCACACAAGGAATGGCCCGTTTGGTGCAAGGGGATGTGGGATCCGGCAAGACGGCGGTTGCTATGGCTGCTTTGCTGCGTGCCGTTGGTTCAGGGTATCAGGGAGCGATGATGGCTCCTACGGAGATTTTGGCCATGCAGCATTTTCACTCCCTAGATAAAGTGTTTGCCCCTTTAGGGATTCGTGTGGTTTGCTTATTAGGTAGTCAAAGCAAAAGCAGTCGAGAGAGAACTTTAGAGATGATTGCCAGCGGTGAGGCCCAAGTTGTAGTAGGAACTCATGCCCTTATCCAGGAAAAAGTCGAGTTTAGAGCCTTAGGCCTGGCAGTAACAGACGAACAGCATCGTTTTGGCGTTCGGCAGCGTTCACTGCTGCAAAGTAAAGGGGAGAGTCCTCATGTTTTGGTTCTTACGGCCACGCCCATACCTAGAACCCTGGCCTTAACCCTTTATGGGGATTTGCAGCTCTCGGTTCTGGATACCATGCCCATGGGGCGAAAGCCAATTATTACTCGCAAAGTATCGGAACGTTCCCGAGGCAAAATGGAGCAATTCTTAGATGAACAAATTAAACTTGGCCGGCAGATCTATGTTGTCTGTCCTTTGGTTGATGAATCGGAAACCCTTGATCTTATTTCGGCAACTCAGCGCTGGACCGACTTGCAGATTAGGTTCCCAAACTATCAAGTCGCCCTTTTGCACGGCAAAATGAAAGGCACAGAGAAAGAAGAGATCATGGAGATCTTTCAGGCAGGGAGTATTGACATCTTGGTAGCCACAACGGTAGTTGAAGTAGGAGTGAATGTTCCCAATGCTACTGTCATGGTCATTGAATCTGCGGAGCGTTTCGGCCTGGCTCAATTACACCAGCTGAGAGGACGGGTTGGCCGGGGCAGTGAACAATCTTACTGTTTTTTACTGGCGGGGAACAAAGACAGCCGCCGTTTAGATATTCTCTGCCAAACTGAGGATGGTTTTAAAATAGCGGAAGAGGATATGCGTCTCCGGGGAACCGGAGAAATATTGGGGACCAGGCAGCACGGCCTTGCCGAACTGCGTTTGGCGGATCTTTCCCAGGATGGCCGGCTGGTGGAAAAAGCCTATCAGGCGGCTCAGGAGGTCCTGCAAAACCCGGAAAGGTTCCAGATGCTGATTCAGGAAGTGCAGAGAAGGTATCCGCCGGAAGAAATTGGGGTGCATTAG
- the sdaAA gene encoding L-serine ammonia-lyase, iron-sulfur-dependent, subunit alpha encodes MRAYEDWVSEAESKGLKLSEVILQNQREELEQTEQELIQRMSINLKVMREAVEAGLTGEKRSVSGLVGGDAAKVEARRKSGANLVGNLMGGAIAKALAVAEFNACMGKIVAAPTAGSCGVLPAVLLTVEENCQLSEHELILGLFTAAGLGMILAERASVSGAEGGCQAEVGSAAAMAAAAAVEMAGGSPRQTAHAAAIALKSMLGLVCDPVGGLVEIPCVKRNATAATIALAAAEMALSGVKSAIPIDEVIDAMGLIGKQMPCTLKETAQGGLAITSTGRRIQADFL; translated from the coding sequence ATGCGTGCCTACGAAGATTGGGTTAGTGAGGCGGAAAGTAAAGGATTGAAATTAAGCGAAGTCATCCTGCAAAACCAAAGGGAAGAACTTGAACAAACGGAGCAAGAGCTGATTCAGCGAATGAGTATAAATTTAAAGGTTATGAGGGAAGCGGTTGAAGCAGGGCTCACCGGGGAAAAACGTTCGGTATCGGGATTGGTTGGAGGGGATGCAGCGAAAGTAGAAGCCCGCAGAAAATCAGGTGCGAATCTGGTTGGCAATCTAATGGGCGGCGCCATCGCTAAGGCTTTGGCTGTTGCCGAGTTTAATGCCTGTATGGGAAAGATCGTGGCTGCACCTACAGCAGGTTCCTGTGGCGTCCTGCCGGCGGTATTATTAACGGTTGAGGAAAATTGTCAGCTTTCTGAGCATGAACTCATATTAGGGCTTTTTACGGCAGCGGGGTTAGGGATGATTCTTGCCGAACGGGCCAGTGTCTCCGGCGCTGAAGGGGGATGTCAGGCTGAAGTTGGCTCTGCGGCAGCCATGGCGGCGGCCGCAGCTGTGGAAATGGCAGGAGGGTCTCCGAGACAGACCGCCCATGCTGCTGCCATAGCATTGAAGTCCATGCTTGGTTTAGTATGTGATCCTGTAGGAGGGCTTGTTGAGATACCCTGTGTCAAAAGGAATGCTACGGCGGCAACCATTGCTTTAGCAGCTGCCGAAATGGCACTTTCCGGGGTTAAGAGCGCCATTCCCATTGATGAGGTTATAGATGCTATGGGGCTGATTGGCAAACAGATGCCCTGCACCTTGAAGGAAACCGCCCAAGGCGGTTTAGCTATTACTTCGACAGGACGAAGAATCCAGGCTGATTTTCTATGA
- the sdaAB gene encoding L-serine ammonia-lyase, iron-sulfur-dependent subunit beta, giving the protein MGKSNVFDLLGPIMVGPSSSHTAGAVRLGGMARNILGEEPVEGTISLHGSFAKTGKGHGTDLALLAGLLGMLPDDERISAAPEIAKERGLSVKYEVIDLGEVHPNTVKFDLVGRSGHSVQVIGSSIGGGSIVIWEINHFQVEIRGDYPTLVILHQDLPGLVAQVTLLLATAQINIASMRVSREKKGAQALMTLETDETIDEAVLQLMAKLPRIEQVMAIKPL; this is encoded by the coding sequence GTGGGAAAGAGTAATGTTTTTGATCTTTTGGGACCTATTATGGTTGGTCCGTCAAGTTCACATACCGCCGGCGCTGTTCGCTTAGGAGGAATGGCCAGAAATATTTTAGGAGAAGAGCCTGTTGAAGGAACCATCAGCCTGCATGGTTCTTTTGCTAAAACCGGGAAGGGTCATGGCACAGATTTAGCGCTGCTCGCCGGGTTGTTAGGCATGCTTCCCGATGACGAACGCATATCCGCTGCACCGGAGATTGCCAAGGAACGAGGTTTGAGTGTCAAGTATGAGGTCATCGATCTCGGAGAAGTACATCCCAATACTGTAAAGTTTGATTTGGTCGGTCGATCCGGGCATTCTGTACAAGTTATCGGTTCGTCCATCGGTGGCGGAAGCATTGTTATTTGGGAGATAAATCATTTTCAAGTGGAAATCCGGGGAGACTATCCTACGTTAGTTATATTGCATCAAGATTTGCCGGGGTTAGTAGCTCAAGTGACTCTCCTCCTGGCCACGGCTCAAATCAATATTGCCAGTATGCGGGTTTCACGTGAAAAGAAGGGAGCTCAAGCCCTAATGACGCTGGAAACGGACGAAACCATTGATGAAGCAGTTCTGCAATTAATGGCAAAACTGCCCAGAATAGAGCAAGTAATGGCTATTAAGCCTTTATAA